One genomic segment of Penaeus chinensis breed Huanghai No. 1 chromosome 13, ASM1920278v2, whole genome shotgun sequence includes these proteins:
- the LOC125031682 gene encoding protein draper-like isoform X3: protein MWAAGAVWAVALGVVVLTPTVASLGGPNVCTKQETYTSFVNVSYTKAYRVRTYTYCFSIPPKCSKYKIAYKTSFKTQSQTKTRTVDVCCSGFTRVPAEDRCIPICSQDCIHGVCVKPDECRCEAGYSGPSCNITCPEGKWGMGCIHDCPCLHEGKCDPLYGNCSCHAGWIGPYCEEKCQDGYYGADCKDRCRCQNGGTCDHVSGACQCSPGWTGPLCEKSCPEGTHGTACSNKCACQNGGHCDPVNGKCQCPPGWTGDVCANPCPQGTWGRNCSELCDCYNSATCDHITGRCKCPSGYIGNKCQEECPLGTYGVNCTESCNCRNGATCSHISGRCFCKDGWLGADCSMPACPPDQFGPGCSQICSCEKHNTERCHPWTGECECKAGWAGETCSRACPFYKYGEKCQNSCNCKNGAFCDPVDGTCICAPGYNGKDCSEHCPKHKYGQNCELDCRCKNALGCSHESGKCICSPGWGGQQCSLTCPLGLYGGNCTEVCDCQNNGSCDPVTGKCTCGPGHFGDKCQKTCDQGFHGMGCINHCACVGPNVEGCDPVTGRCICKPSFRGVSCESRCPRGNYGESCTKRCDCKNNGSCNYQNGKCICERGWHGANCNTPCRPGKYGVNCNQNCPSCVHGNGTCDAQEGTCVCAAGWRGARCDRTCPSGYWGFGCSTECRCRNGAECNPETGECHCLPGWRGADCSQPCPPGTFGYNCLQACHCRNHASCRGNDGFCECKPGWMGPGCTQTCPEGYYGRQCLNVCNCSTDNFICHPVEGCKCRYGFEGDMCDIPITSPIKTSDVPFLPTTTSGSNNAGLIVGVVSVILITIVIAIIIYYRRRLKRLKRELAVVQYTANPSTTERPKMIESKESTKLRPSNKLSQKSDQHHFDNPVYAYQTVSKSQPNLLENGNLNNGVTIKNNLSIKDDKNREWEKLGTFTFDDDISSLGAVGGHYDVPSTLQRQAARVKALEADATNPNLNIYHSIESLKDNRLVEHVYDEIKQRPPPPKDPDGEYDHLTYSRPVGEVKPHYYTMASQLRRSADQLSGDDTKTANGPTSGTFKSRRSAQSSSSSNELNISRPEASLDDEYARLSSRADGVPKVSNLNAEASDDEYARLKVNNLDVTVDSGKRGAYAKFDDEFNVTANTTLEDSDTSHNSAAEMEVLTPDDNV from the exons GTACACAAGTTTTGTGAATGTGTCCTACACAAAAGCATATAGAGTACGAACTTACACGTACTGCTTCAGCATTCCGCCCAAGTGTTCCAAGTACAAGATTGCGTATAAGACTTCTTTCAAAACACAG AGCCAAACCAAAACCCGGACTGTGGATGTGTGTTGTTCGGGTTTCACAAGAGTGCCAGCAGAAGACCGGTGCATACCAATATGCTCCCAAGACTGCATACATGGGGTTTGTGTGAAACCAGATGAGTGCCGTTGTGAAGCAGGTTACTCAGGCCCAAGCTGTAATATAA CATGTCCAGAAGGGAAATGGGGTATGGGATGCATCCATGACTGTCCCTGTTTACACGAGGGGAAATGTGACCCACTGTATGGGAATTGCTCATGTCATGCTGGCTGGATTGGTCCTTATTGTGAAGAAAAATGCCAGGATGGGTATTATGGAGCA GATTGTAAAGATCGCTGCCGCTGTCAGAATGGAGGGACTTGTGACCATGTCTCTGGGGCATGCCAATGCTCCCCTGGCTGGACAGGACCCCTTTGTGAGAAGTCTTGTCCAGAGGGCACACACGGCACTGCCTGCAGTAACAAATGTGCCTGTCAAAATGGTGGACACTGTGACCCTGTCAATGGGAAATGTCAGTGTCCTCCTGGTTGGACG GGAGATGTGTGTGCCAACCCATGTCCTCAGGGCACCTGGGGACGCAACTGCTCAGAGCTTTGTGATTGTTACAATTCTGCAACATGTGACCACATAACAGGTCGCTGCAAGTGCCCTTCAGGATATATAGGAAATaag TGTCAAGAGGAATGTCCTTTAGGGACGTATGGGGTTAACTGCACAGAATCTTGCAACTGTCGCAATGGAGCCACTTGTTCCCATATCAGTGGAAGATGTTTCTGCAAGGATGGATGGTTGGGCGCCGATTGCTCAATGCCAGCGTGTCCACCAGATCAGTTTGGACCTGGATGTTCACAAATTTGTTCCTGTGAAAAACATAACACTGAAAG ATGTCATCCTTGGAcgggtgagtgtgagtgcaaaGCTGGCTGGGCAGGTGAGACTTGTAGTCGAGCCTGCCCCTTCTACAAGTATGGAGAGAAGTGCCAAAATAGTTGCAACTGCAAGAATGGGGCTTTTTGTGACCCTGTAGATGGCACTTGCATCTGTGCACCAG GGTACAATGGAAAAGATTGCAGTGAACACTGTCCAAAACACAAGTATGGTCAGAACTGTGAATTGGATTGCCGCTGTAAAAATGCTCTTGGCTGCTCCCATGAGAGTGGAAAGTGCATTTGTAGTCCAG GTTGGGGTGGCCAGCAGTGTTCCCTAACATGTCCACTAGGTTTGTATGGTGGAAACTGCACTGAAGTGTGTGACTGCCAGAACAATGGTTCTTGCGACCCAGTCACTGGAAAATGCACCTGTGGTCCAGGCCATTTCGGGGACAAGTGCCAAAAGACATGCGATCAGGGCTTCCATGGTATGGGCTGTATTAATCATTGTGCGTGTGTTGGACCCAATGTTGAAGGCTGTGACCCAGTCACTGGTAGATGCATCTGCAAGCCCAGTTTCCGTG gTGTGAGCTGTGAATCTAGATGTCCCCGTGGAAATTATGGTGAATCTTGCACAAAGAGATGTGACTGCAAGAACAATGGGTCCTGCAATTATCAGAACGGAAAATGCATCTGCGAGCGAGGGTGGCATGGTGCCAATTGCAACACTCCTTGTAGGCCTGGCAAATATGGGGTTAACTGCAACCAGAACTGCCCATCTTGTGTGCATG GAAATGGTACATGTGATGCACAGGAAGGGACTTGTGTTTGTGCAGCAGGATGGCGGGGAGCAAGATGTGATCGGACTTGTCCTTCAGGATACTGGGGATTTGGCTGTAGTACGGAATGCAGATGTCGTAATGGAGCAGAGTGTAACCCAGAAACAG GAGAGTGTCACTGTCTTCCCGGTTGGAGAGGTGCTGACTGCTCACAACCTTGCCCTCCTGGGACCTTTGGCTACAACTGCCTTCAAGCATGTCATTGTCGAAACCATGCTTCTTGCAGAGGCAATGATGGGTTCTGTGAGTGCAAGCCAGGATGGATGGGACCAGGGTGTACACAGA CTTGCCCAGAAGGTTATTATGGACGACAGTGCCTGAATGTGTGCAACTGCAGCACTGATAATTTTATTTGTCATCCTGTTGAAGGCTGTAAATGTCGTTATGGATTTGAAG GTGACATGTGTGATATCCCAATTACAAGTCCCATCAAAACAAGTGATGTTCCCTTCCTCCCAACGACGACAAGTGGATCAAATAATGCTGGACTTATTGTTGGCGTCGTGTCAGTCATtctcatcaccattgtcattgcaATCATAATATACTACAG acgaagattaaaaagattaaaaagagagCTTGCTGTTGTCCAGTATACAGCTAATCCATCAACAACAG AACGCCCCAAGATGatcgagagcaaagagagcactAAGCTTCGTCCTTCTAATAAGCTCTCACAGAAGTCCG ATCAACACCACTTTGACAATCCGGTATATGCATACCAGACTGTAAGCAAGTCGCAGCCAAACCTCCTAGAGAATGGAAACTTAAACAACGGTGTCACCATTaagaataacctctcaataaaagatgataagaatAGAGAGTGGGAAAAATTAGGCACTTTCACCTTTGACGATGACATTAGTAGTTTAG GTGCTGTAGGGGGTCATTATGATGTGCCATCGACCCTTCAGAGGCAAGCAGCGCGAGTGAAAGCATTAGAAGCCGATGCCACTAACCCAAACcttaatatttatcattctattGAAAGTTTAAAGGATAACCGCCTTGTAGAACATGTGTATGATGAAATAAAACAGCGACCTCCTCCTCCGAAAGATCCAG ATGGTGAATATGATCACTTGACATATTCGCGTCCAGTGGGTGAAGTGAAGCCTCATTACTACACCATGGCCTCTCAGCTCCGGCGATCTGCTGACCAACTCTCAGGCGATGACACAAAGACTGCCAATGGACCTACAAGTGGAACTTTCAAGAGTAGACGTTCAGCCCAGTCATCTTCGTCATCCAACGAACTAAACATTTCCCGGCCAGAAGCATCACTGGATGACGAATATGCCCGCCTGTCAAGCCGTGCAGATGGTGTACCCAAAGTCAGTAACCTTAATGCAGAAGCAAGTGATGATGAGTATGCAAGGCTCAAGGTTAACAATCTTGATGTTACTGTTGACTCGGGTAAGCGTGGTGCATATGCAAAATTTGATGATGAATTTAACGTCACAGCCAATACAACACTAGAGGACTCGGACACCAGTCATAACAGTGCTGCTGAAATGGAGGTTCTGACACCTGATGACAATGTTTGA